From the genome of Vicia villosa cultivar HV-30 ecotype Madison, WI unplaced genomic scaffold, Vvil1.0 ctg.005725F_1_1, whole genome shotgun sequence, one region includes:
- the LOC131642735 gene encoding receptor-like protein kinase HSL1, producing MSPMFLFLFLSFILLQVQPVFSLNQEGLYLYQFKLSLDDPDSSLSSWNNRDQTPCNWSGITCHNQTTTTTVTQINLSNFNLAGPLPTSILCRLTNLTTLILTNNSINQTLPPDISLCTSLSHLDLSQNLLTGTLPETFPLLTNLRYLDLTANNFSGSIPNSFGTFQKLEVISLVYNLLESSIPASLGNITTLKTLNLSYNPFLPSRIPPEIGNLTNLEILWLSSCNLVGVIPHSFGNLKKLSVLDLSMNNLQGSIPSSLSLMTSLKQIELYNNSLSGELPSGMSNLTSLRLIDVAMNSIGGVIPDELCRLPLESLNLYENRFTGELPASIAESPNLYEFKIFTNFLSGELPENLGKNGPLIWFDVSNNSFSGKIPASLCERGALEELLMIHNSFSGEIPASLGGCRSLARVRLGFNKLSGEVPAGFWGLPHVYLLELVDNSFSGSIGKTIGGAGNLSLLILSNNNFSGAIPEEIGRLENLQEFSGGNNRFNYSLPESIVNLSQLGILDLHNNKISGELPEGIPSLKKLNELNLANNEIGGEIPEKIGSMSVLNFLDLSSNRFSGNVPMSLQNLKLNQLNLSYNLLSGEIPPLMAKDMYRDSFIGNPGLCGDLKGLCDAKGESKSADFVWLLRAIFIVAALVFVFGVVWFYFKYKNIKKARSIDKTKWTLMSFHKLGFGEDEVLNCLDEDNVIGSGSSGKVYKVVLRNGEAVAVKKIWGGVQMETESGDTEKKQFQDNAFDAEVETLGKIRHKNIVKLWCCCTTRDCKLLVYEYMPNGSLGDLLHSNKGGLLDWPTRYKIALDSAEGLSYLHHDCVPPIVHRDVKSNNILLDEDFSAKVADFGLAKAVESNGKGTKSMSVIAGSCGYIAPEYAYTLRVNEKSDTYSFGVVILELVTGRKPVDPEFGEKDLVMWACNTLDQKGVDHVLDSRLDSFFKEEICKVLNIGLMCTSPLPINRPGMRRVVKMLQEVGPESQSKSSQKAGKLSPYYYDDGSDHGSVA from the exons ATGTCTCCTATGTTTCTGTTCCTCTTTCTCTCTTTCATTCTCCTTCAAGTTCAACCAGTTTTCTCTCTCAACCAAGAAGGTCTCTACCTGTACCAATTCAAGCTCTCCCTAGACGATCCCGACTCTTCTCTCTCCTCATGGAACAACCGCGACCAAACACCGTGTAACTGGTCCGGCATAACCTGCCACAACcaaaccaccaccaccaccgtaactcaaatcaacctctccaacttcAACCTCGCCGGTCCACTACCAACCTCAATCCTCTGTCGTTTAACCAACCTCACCACTCTAATCCTCACCAACAACTCCATCAACCAAACACTCCCTCCAGACATTTCTCTTTGCACCTCCCTCTCTCACTTAGACCTCTCTCAAAACCTCCTCACTGGCACACTCCCAGAGACATTCCCTCTCCTCACTAACCTCCGTTATCTCGACTTAACGGCTAACAACTTCTCCGGCTCAATCCCAAACTCCTTCGGAACATTCCAGAAACTCGAAGTCATTTCACTAGTTTACAATCTTCTAGAATCCTCCATTCCCGCTTCGTTAGGAAACATCACCACTCTCAAAACTCTGAATCTCTCCTATAATCCGTTTCTACCGTCTCGGATTCCGCCGGAGATCGGAAACCTAACCAACCTCGAGATTCTCTGGCTTAGTTCATGTAATCTCGTCGGTGTTATTCCTCACTCATTCGGGAATTTGAAGAAACTCTCTGTGCTTGATCTTTCCATGAATAATCTTCAAGGTTCTATTCCGAGTTCGCTTTCTTTGATGACGAGTTTGAAGCAGATTGAGCTTTATAACAACTCGTTGTCCGGTGAGTTACCGTCCGGAATGTCGAACCTTACTTCGTTGAGGCTGATTGATGTTGCTATGAATAGTATTGGTGGTGTTATACCAGATGAGTTGTGTCGTTTACCGCTTGAGAGTTTGAATCTGTATGAGAATCGGTTTACCGGTGAGTTGCCGGCGAGTATAGCCGAATCTCCTAATCTCTACGAGTTTAAGATTTTTACAAACTTTTTATCCGGTGAGTTGCCGGAGAATCTCGGGAAGAATGGTCCGTTGATATGGTTTGATGTTTCAAATAATTCGTTCTCCGGTAAGATTCCGGCGAGTTTGTGCGAGCGCGGCGCGTTGGAGGAGTTACTGATGATACATAATTCGTTCTCCGGTGAAATACCAGCGAGTTTAGGTGGTTGTAGAAGTTTGGCGCGTGTTAGGTTAGGTTTTAACAAGTTGTCTGGCGAAGTTCCGGCGGGTTTTTGGGGGCTGCCGCATGTTTATCTTCTTGAACTTGTTGACAACTCGTTTTCGGGTTCGATTGGTAAGACTATTGGTGGAGCTGGGAATCTGTCTTTGTTGATTTTATCGAATAATAATTTCTCTGGTGCAATTCCTGAAGAGATTGGGAGGTTGGAAAATCTTCAGGAGTTTTCCGGTGGTAATAACCGGTTCAACTATTCGTTGCCGGAGAGTATTGTGAATCTTTCCCAGCTTGGGATTCTTGATCTTCACAACAATAAGATCTCTGGTGAGCTTCCAGAAGGAATTCCATCGCTTAAGAAACTCAACGAGTTGAATTTGGCGAATAACGAGATTGGTGGGGAAATTCCTGAGAAAATTGGGAGTATGTCTGTGCTTAACTTTCTTGATCTTTCCAGTAATCGGTTTTCGGGAAATGTTCCGATGAGTTTGCAGAATTTGAAGCTCAATCAGCTGAATTTGTCTTACAATTTGCTTTCTGGAGAGATTCCGCCTCTTATGGCTAAGGATATGTATAGGGATAGTTTTATCGGTAATCCTGGattgtgcggagatttgaaaggTTTGTGTGATGCCAAAGGAGAGAGTAAGAGTGCTGATTTTGTTTGGCTGCTTAGAGCTATTTTCATAGTTGCGGCTTTGGTTTTTGTCTTTGGTGTGGTTTGGTTCTACTTCAAGTACAAGAATATTAAGAAGGCGAGATCTATCGATAAAACAAAATGGACATTGATGTCGTTTCATAAACTTGGTTTCGGTGAAGACGAGGTCTTGAATTGTCTTGATGAAGATAATGTCATAGGAAGCGGGTCGTCCGGGAAAGTCTACAAGGTTGTGCTTCGCAACGGTGAAGCTGTTGCAGTGAAGAAGATATGGGGAGGAGTTCAAATGGAGACGGAGAGTGGTGATACTGAAAAGAAACAATTCCAAGATAATGCTTTTGACGCGGAGGTTGAAACTTTGGGCAAGATTAGGCACAAAAACATTGTCAAACTATGGTGTTGTTGTACTACGAGGGATTGCAAGCTTTTGGTTTACGAGTATATGCCGAACGGTAGTCTTGGTGATTTGCTGCATAGCAATAAAGGAGGGTTGTTGGATTGGCCGACTAGGTATAAGATAGCTCTCGATTCTGCCGAAGGCCTCTCTTATCTGCATCATGATTGTGTTCCTCCGATAGTCCATAGAGATGTGAAATCGAATAACATCTTGTTGGATGAAGACTTTAGTGCAAAGGTTGCAGATTTCGGGTTAGCTAAGGCGGTTGAATCCAATGGGAAAGGAACTAAATCCATGTCCGTCATAGCTGGTTCTTGTGGTTATATTGCACCAG AATATGCATACACGCTTAGAGTGAACGAGAAGAGCGACACATATAGTTTCGGTGTTGTGATCCTCGAGTTAGTCACCGGAAGAAAGCCAGTAGATCCCGAATTCGGAGAAAAAGACTTAGTTATGTGGGCATGCAACACCTTAGATCAGAAAGGTGTCGACCACGTGCTTGACTCAAGGCTCGATTCTTTCTTCAAAGAAGAAATTTGCAAGGTCCTCAACATTGGCCTAATGTGCACTAGTCCTCTTCCAATCAACCGGCCCGGAATGAGAAGAGTAGTGAAAATGCTACAAGAAGTAGGCCCTGAAAGCCAATCAAAGTCCTCCCAAAAAGCCGGAAAGTTGTCCCCTTATTACTACGATGACGGGTCAGATCATGGAAGTGTTGCTTAA